The following coding sequences lie in one Aspergillus puulaauensis MK2 DNA, chromosome 3, nearly complete sequence genomic window:
- a CDS encoding uncharacterized protein (COG:O;~EggNog:ENOG410PFIP;~InterPro:IPR036875,IPR001878;~PFAM:PF00098;~TransMembrane:1 (i144-165o);~go_function: GO:0003676 - nucleic acid binding [Evidence IEA];~go_function: GO:0008270 - zinc ion binding [Evidence IEA]) codes for MECYNCRRIGHLARECRRPRVEPRICRRCGQLGHIERDCSAVRQANFLNGVEALGRASRDLAAVAPARTRRGRHDVRPNRWAQYAADHYPPAHLAAAPAAPANPAVPAAVPAAPTVSLRISTHAELLVTREFGAGAAPPRAWRALTTVVVVPLLVMVPVAVVVPVTENGPPDG; via the exons ATGGAG TGTTATAACTGCCGTCGAATCGGGCATCTCGCCCGTGAATGTCGCCGACCTCGGGTG gaACCCCGCATATGCCGTCGCTGTGGACAACTTGGTCACATTGAGAGAGACTGCTCCGCAGTCCGCCAGGCCAATTTTTTAAACGGGGTTGAAGCACTT gGCAGAGCG TCCCGAGATCTGGCTGCTGTCGCCCCGGCCCGCACCCGTCGTGGCCGCCACGATGTTCGGCCCAATAGATGGGCGCAGTATGCTGCTGACCATTATCCACCAGCCCaccttgctgctgcccctgCCGCGCCCGCCAATCCCGCAGTCCCTGCTGCTGTGCCCGCCGCTCCTACTGTGTCTCTGAGAATTTCAACCCACGCTGAGCT GCTCGTGACTCGTGAGTTTGGTGCCGGCGCCGCGCCTCCTCGCGCCTGGCGCGCTCTGACCACGGTCGTGGTGGTGCCCTTGCTCGTGATGGTGcccgtggccgtggtggtgCCGGTCACCGAGAACGGCCCCCCAGATGGGTAG
- a CDS encoding cytochrome P450 (COG:Q;~EggNog:ENOG410PUIW;~InterPro:IPR001128,IPR017972,IPR002401,IPR036396;~PFAM:PF00067;~TransMembrane:1 (o278-299i);~go_function: GO:0005506 - iron ion binding [Evidence IEA];~go_function: GO:0016705 - oxidoreductase activity, acting on paired donors, with incorporation or reduction of molecular oxygen [Evidence IEA];~go_function: GO:0020037 - heme binding [Evidence IEA];~go_process: GO:0055114 - oxidation-reduction process [Evidence IEA]), whose product MSLLSGMTDLPFMFEAARGFRSKHLAELHKTHPVIRIGPNSLSYGDVRAIKDIYGHLTKCTKDDMYDLLSGTHFHLADVIDKGEHQRKRKVLSSAYAIKNLEDWEYKVADKINRLVRQFDRRCAPSGKAATEANMVDWRAWTNFFTMDAIADIGLSASLGFLDQGNDITTSETLDGVTSQMSYRECLHSQLTALSLIVWAYNWHNWLCRWARRLPLRVGNLLKKGDGFDGIVIHQARQRLKRYQSGEKLEDFFQALMESKDGMAHHLPFGEIVAEISIMMNAGSVSTAVAINNVMLMLIKHPEILRKLREEVDAIADEDEVSISYDKVKDLPYLRACLDESMRVLPPTPFGLPRKTPPEGCDVFGQWVTGKTSVSMSSYVAHRDEKVFPDPEIFRPERWMGEEGKKLQPYFITFSAGARGCIGRNISYLEQTIIIASMVHRYEFELQSPDFDQTVYEHFNLVPGPLPLKIWRRQIGT is encoded by the exons ATGAGCCTTCTCTCGGGCATGACCGATCTGCCTTTCATGTTCGAGGCTGCTCGTGGGTTCCGTTCCAAGCATCTGGCAGAGCTTCATAAGACTCACCCGGTGATTCGGATTGGGCCTAATTCTTTATCCTACGGAGATGTCCGGGCCATTAAA GATATATACGGACATCTCACGAAGTGCACCAAAGACGATATGTACGATCTGCTCTCCGGAACACATTTCCACCTGGCCGATGTCATAGACAAAGGAGAGCACcagagaaagaggaaggtGCTCTCCAGCGCCTATGCAATCAAGAACCTAGAGGACTGGGAATACAAAGTTGCAGACAAGATAAACCGGCTTGTCAGACAATTTGACCGACGCTGTGCACCATCTGGAAAAGCCGCAACAGAGGCGAACATGGTCGACTGGCGGGCATGGACCAACTTCTTCACCATGGACGCCATTGCTGATATTGGTCTGAGTGCGTCATTAGGATTCTTAGATCAGGGTAACGATATAACGACTTCGGAAACCCTCGATGGGGTCACTAGTCAAATGAGCTACCGGGAGTGTCTGCACAGCCAATTGACTGCTCTCTCCCTGATTGTCTGGGCTTATAATTGGCACAACTGGCTTTGTCGATGGGCTCGGAGACTTCCGCTGCGAGTAGGTAACCTTCTGAAGAAGGGTGATGGATTCGACGGAATTGTGATCCACCAGGCTCGGCAACGGCTCAAGCGGTATCAGAGTGGCGAGAAACTCGAGGACTTCTTCCAGGCATTGATGGAATCGAAAGATGGGATGGCACACCATCTTCCCTTTGGAGAGATCGTTGCTGAGATATCTATCATGA TGAATGCTGGGTCTGTATCTACAGCTGTTGCCATCAATAACGtcatgttgatgttgataaaGCATCCAGAAATCCTCAGAAAGCTCCGCGAGGAAGTTGATGCCAtcgccgatgaggatgaagtctCAATTTCCTACGACAAAGTCAAGGATCTCCCCTATCTTCGAGCTTGCCTGGACGAAAGTATGCGCGTCCTGCCACCCACTCCGTTTGGTCTTCCTCGTAAGACCCCGCCAGAAGGATGTGACGTCTTTGGCCAATGGGTTACAGGCAAAACATCTGTGTCTATGTCATCTTACGTTGCACACCGCGATGAAAAGGTGTTCCCTGACCCCGAGATCTTTCGCCCAGAACGCTGGATGGGAGAGGAAGGCAAAAAGCTCCAACCATACTTCATCACCTTCAGTGCTGGTGCTCGTGGGTGTATTGGCCGGAATATAAGCTATCTGGAACAGACAATCATCATTGCGTCCATGGTTCATCGATACGAGTTTGAATTGCAGTCACCCGATTTCGACCAGACAGTTTACGAACACTTCAACTTGGTTCCTGGACCGCTTCCACTGAAGATTTGGCGCCGTCAGATAGGAACCTAG
- a CDS encoding uncharacterized protein (COG:S;~EggNog:ENOG410PN8G;~InterPro:IPR001138,IPR021858,IPR036864;~PFAM:PF00172;~go_function: GO:0000981 - DNA-binding transcription factor activity, RNA polymerase II-specific [Evidence IEA];~go_function: GO:0008270 - zinc ion binding [Evidence IEA];~go_process: GO:0006355 - regulation of transcription, DNA-templated [Evidence IEA]): MSKKGQSQFSLNSEKSRLGWYEACERCRKRHIRCQRKEAHLPCHNCKKAKTKCSGGKGSVFRAVHYSSESGKITHTPSRYMSATSIDRSPYPDSAATDQTPSSPTGPKTSERDPEPISPRSPEVPYEDSFTDTLTRDDPVLRCETADLESPPNRTDIPTADISHRDLSADESQLALFQPDFQTSTPFSVLSPSSQNTPLWPLRTEYEASLFQYFLVELSPWFDYCDPQKHFRNHVANAAAADRTLLYAIFAVSARHQSASSNRLSVFAEECQQSCLNSLISALNDYDTTVGENVFASALILRLIEEMTEPYPGVDTVSHTLSAQLLIRIRAGNITTSIITDAAFIITLRQEIFVANLTQRPVGSITEHCNIDTSLNPAPEPMWAYRAIALAARATDFAYDDNQSRTKELWESLMQYLHDWEAMRPPSFHPIFCKDREHTSNPFPRRWFCSDYHVAASQYIELSRILLLASDPDTCQIRIGRLGQQGRSHDEAIRESVRLICGVALSNRQYMGARSVAGLVISMCGELFYNAHETRVLLELLSDAESHLAWPCLKLKEDLKRLWRLSDSN, encoded by the exons ATGAGCAAAAAAGGTCAATCCCAGTTCAGCCTGAACTCTGAGAAATCCCGCCTAGGATGGTACGAAGCTTG CGAGCGTTGCAGAAAGCGCCATATTCGCT GTCAACGCAAGGAGGCCCATCTCCCCTGCCATAACTGCAAAAAAGCAAAGACCAAGTGCTCCGGCGGCAAGGGCTCTGTCTTTCGTGCGGTGCACTATTCCTCTGAGTCTGGGAAGATTACGCATACGCCGTCACGGTACATGTCCGCGACGAGTATCGACAGATCGCCTTACCCTGACTCTGCTGCGACGGATCAAACTCCGTCATCACCTACAGGCCCTAAAACCTCCGAGCGAGATCCAGAGCCGATAAGTCCTAGGTCGCCAGAGGTACCTTATGAGGACTCATTTACGGATACTTTGACAAGGGACGACCCTGTTTTACGCTGCGAGACTGCAGATTTGGAATCACCGCCCAATCGGACCGATATACCTACGGCAGATATCTCGCACAGAGATTTATCGGCGGACGAAAGCCAGCTTGCACTGTTTCAGCCGGACTTCCAA ACGTCGACCCCGTTCTCCGTTCTCTCCCCCTCCAGTCAGAACACTCCGTTGTGGCCCCTTAGGACAGAGTACGAAGCATCACTTTTTCAATACTTTCTTGTCGAGCTTTCACCTTGG TTTGACTACTGTGATCCGCAAAAGCATTTTCGCAACCATGTTGCCaatgctgctgccgccgatAGGACACTCTTATATGCCATCTTTGCTGTATCCGCACGGCACCAGAGCGCCTCTTCAAACCGACTGAGTGTGTTTGCAGAAGAGTGTCAGCAAAGCTGTCTGAACTCTCTTATCTCTGCTTTAAACGACTACGACACAACAGTTGGAGAAAATGTTTTTGCGTCAGCCCTAATTCTCCGGCTTATTGAGGAAATGACAG AACCATACCCAGGAGTAGATACTGTTTCCCACACGCTTTCTGCTCAACTCTTAATCCGCATAAGGGCCGGCAATATCACCACATCCATAATCACAGACGCTGCTTTTATCATCACCTTACGCCAGGAGATATTTGTAGCAAACCTAACCCAACGACCAGTCGGATCAATCACCGAACACTGCAACATCGACACATCTTTAAACCCAGCACCCGAGCCAATGTGGGCTTACAGAGCCATTGCACTGGCAGCCAGGGCGACCGATTTTGCTTACGATGATAACCAATCTCGAACGAAGGAGCTTTGGGAGTCTTTAATGCAATACCTTCACGACTGGGAAGCCATGCGGCCTCCCTCATTCCACCCGATCTTCTGCAAAGACCGAGAGCACACGTCCAATCCTTTTCCTAGGCGATGGTTTTGCAGCGACTACCACGTCGCCGCAAGTCAATATATAGAGCTCTCCCGCATTCTCCTGCTTGCGTCGGACCCGGACACCTGCCAAATACGCATCGGCAGGCTGGGTCAGCAGGGCCGGAGCCACGACGAAGCTATTCGGGAATCAGTACGGTTGATTTGTGGGGTGGCTTTGTCTAATCGGCAGTATATGGGCGCGCGGTCAGTGGCTGGGCTGGTCATCTCTATGTGCGGTGAACTGTTTTATAATGCGCATGAAACTCGTGTACTTCTCGAACTGCTTTCTGATGCGGAATCGCACCTGGCTTGGCCGtgcttgaagctgaaggaagaTTTGAAGCGGCTTTGGAGGTTGTCTGACTCTAACTGA
- the NSA2 gene encoding rRNA-processing protein NSA2 (BUSCO:EOG09263ZBF;~COG:J;~EggNog:ENOG410PJ4S;~InterPro:IPR039411,IPR022309;~PFAM:PF01201), with amino-acid sequence MPQNEYIERWTKQHGKRLDHDERARKREAREGHKQSKDAQNLRGLRAKLYQQKRHSEKIQMRKRIKAQEEKNVKSSAPSEPSKTPLPQYLLDRSEATNAKALSSAIKDKRAEKAAKFAVPLPKVKGISEEEMFKVVNTGKKTHKKSWKRMITKPTFVGNDFTRRPVKYERFIRPMGLRYKKANVTHPEMAVTVQLPILSVKKNPQNPLYTQLGVLTKGTVIEVNVSELGIVTAGGKVAWGKYAQVTNTPENDGCVNAVLLV; translated from the exons CCCCAGAACGA GTATATCGAGCGCTGGACCAAACAGCACGGTAAGCGCCTGGACCACGATGAGCGTGCTCGAAAGCGTGAGGCCCGTGAGGGCCATAAGCAGTCCAAGGATGCCCAGAATCTCCGCGGTCTGAGGGCCAAGCTGTACCAGCAGAAGCGCCATTCCGAGAAGATCCAGATGCGGAAGCGCATCAAGgcgcaggaagagaagaacgTCAAGTCGTCTGCGCCCAGCGAGCCTTCCAAGACGCCCCTTCCACAGTATCTGCTCGACCGTTCAGAGGCTACGAATGCCAAAGCTTTGTCCAGTGCTATTAAGGATAAGCGTGCGGAGAAGGCGGCCAAGTTTGCTGTTCCTCTCCCCAAGGTCAAGGGTATcagtgaagaagagatgTTCAAGGTTGTCAACACCGGAAAGAAGACGCATAAGAAGTCATGGAAGCGAATGATCACAAAGCCGACGTTCGTTGGTAACGACTTCACTCGGAGACCTGTGAAATACGAACGATTTATTCG TCCTATGGGTCTGCGATACAAGAAGGCCAATGTCACGCA CCCCGAAATGGCCGTCACTGTCCAGCTTCCTATCCTATCCGTCAAGAAGAACCCTCAAAACCCTCTTTACACTCAACTCGGTGTCCTCACCAAGGGAACCGTCATTGAGGTCAACGTTTCCGAACTTGGTATCGTCACTGCGGGAGGAAAGGTTGCCTGGGGTAAATATGCCCAGGTGACGAACACACCTGAGAACGACGGCTGCGTCAATGC TGTCCTCCTCGTTTAA
- a CDS encoding NADPH cytochrome P450 oxidoreductase family protein (COG:C;~EggNog:ENOG410PU95;~InterPro:IPR003097,IPR001433,IPR001094,IPR017927, IPR001709,IPR023173,IPR029039,IPR008254,IPR017938, IPR039261;~PFAM:PF00175,PF00258,PF00667;~TransMembrane:1 (i21-42o);~go_function: GO:0010181 - FMN binding [Evidence IEA];~go_function: GO:0016491 - oxidoreductase activity [Evidence IEA];~go_process: GO:0055114 - oxidation-reduction process [Evidence IEA]), which translates to MKDINSFLGAEKLEIAFSRGYFHWDEIVAAVVFLIALAVLLFDSSLFINDPFEHVLFECPQGEKPTQKPTQSNIGKVLEEQAKDFVIFYGSQSGRAYELAQRLSRDISRSFSKAALVADLSDYDCASVVDIPRQKLVIFILSTYGEGDPPDNASRLAEWIQGLPKKPILQNLHFTMLGLGNSNYKFYNRFALQTSEKLQVLGATPIMALELVDDAEGNTQDSFVMWKKKLFETFVQNLGITECPRPYEPLISITPSDSDGDQTQMYRPVGPHQASKTADSVVYPAIVSHIQNITPNAPRETLHVDIDISNEPKLKYAVGDHIAIWPENSTSEMQELLEALGLSEADMHRPKVIDRIDPDTPVPWPRPVTLHALFERHLDIAALVSRDLILDLKQFAKTPSSQEALDGLARNYKNLCLTQRTTLASLLRLANPEASAWADIPHSFLLENLTPIKPRYYSISSSPAVSPRTISFTVAVKDIDLASGERLLGLMSNTLLRMHQAHDGPCPRGPRLWCNVRKSKFKPPVSPMQPIVMVANGSGISPFIGFLRHRLRTFQLKGDVGKMLLIYGCQNEQMHLYKSEIEKIQDVLGDRLQVVLAYSRKGGGYVQDQIRAHGLDVAELICSEKANMYICGSTVMAREVRTRLLELVQGRGSSKQQSQEFEAAQMRTKRWQFDAWG; encoded by the exons ATGAAAGACATCAACTCGTTCTTGGGTGCAGAAAAGCTCGAGATAGCTTTCTCCCGGGGATATTTCCACTGGGATGAAATTGTGGCGGCTGTCGTCTTTCTTATCGCATTAGCTGTTCTTTTATTTgattcttctcttttcatcAATGACCCATTCGAGCATGTCTTGTTTGAATGCCCCCAGGGGGAGAAACCCACCCAAAAGCCAACCCAGAGCAATATCGGCAAAGTCCTAGAAGAGCAG GCAAAAGACTTTGTAATCTTTTACGGCTCGCAGTCTGGACGAGCGTACGAATTGGCACAACGCCTAAGTCGAGACATATCAAGAAGCTTCTCAAAGGCAGCCTTGGTTGCAGATCTCAGTGATTATGACTGCGCCAGCGTGGTAGATATCCCCCGTCAGAAATTGGTGATCTTTATCCTGTCCACCTACGGTGAAGGCGACCCTCCAGACAATGCTTCAAGACTTGCCGAATGGATACAGGGCCTTCCCAAGAAGCCTATACTTCAGAACCTGCATTTTACAATGCTAGGTCTTGGAAACAGTAACTACAAGTTCTACAACAGGTTTGCACTCCAGACAAGCGAGAAGCTACAGGTTCTGGGAGCGACTCCGATCATGGCCCTGGAACTCGTGGATGACGCAGAGGGAAACACGCAAGACAGCTTTGTGATGTGGAAAAAAAAGCTTTTCGAAACATTCGTCCAGAATCTCGGGATTACAGAGTGCCCAAGACCCTACGAGCCCCTCATTAGCATCACGCCAAGTGATTCTGACGGAGATCAGACGCAGATGTACCGACCAGTCGGTCCACACCAGGCATCGAAGACAGCAGACTCGGTCGTTTATCCAGCCATTGTATCACACATCCAGAACATCACACCGAATGCGCCGCGAGAAACTCTCCATGTGGATATCGATATCAGCAATGAGCCCAAACTCAAGTACGCTGTGGGCGACCACATTGCTATCTGGCCGGAAAACTCGACATCGGAAATGcaggagctgctggaagcccTAGGACTCAGCGAGGCCGACATGCACCGGCCCAAGGTCATCGATCGCATAGACCCTGACACTCCAGTACCATGGCCTCGACCAGTGACTCTACATGCATTGTTTGAACGGCATCTGGACATTGCTGCTCTTGTATCGCGAGACCTAATCCTGGACTTGAAGCAGTTTGCCAAAACACCTTCCAGCCAAGAGGCCCTCGACGGCCTCGCTCGCAACTACAAGAATCTATGCCTGACCCAACGAACGACCCTGGCATCTTTGCTCCGATTAGCCAACCCTGAAGCCTCGGCTTGGGCTGATATTCCCCATTCCTTCCTCCTGGAAAACCTCACGCCCATCAAGCCGCGGTATTATTCaatttcttcctcgccagctGTCAGTCCCAGGACTATCTCATTCACGGTGGCCGTCAAAGACATTGATCTAGCCTCTGGAGAGCGACTGCTCGGTCTAATGTCCAACACCCTGCTAAGAATGCACCAAGCCCACGATGGACCCTGTCCGCGAGGCCCCAGGCTCTGGTGCAACGTACGAAAATCCAAATTCAAGCCGCCAGTATCACCAATGCAGCCAATTGTCATGGTCGCTAATGGCTCTGGCATTTCGCCATTCATCGGATTTCTACGCCACCGCCTACGCACTTTCCAACTCAAGGGGGATGTCGGGAAGATGTTGCTCATTTATGGCTGTCAGAATGAGCAGATGCATCTGTACAAGTCGGAAATTGAGAAGATTCAGGATGTGCTGGGTGATCGACTCCAGGTTGTCCTTGCTTACTCGCgaaaaggaggaggatatgtGCAGGATCAGATTAGGGCTCATGGCTTGGATGTAGCTGAGCTGATTTGTAGTGAGAAGGCGAACATGTATATATGTGGATCGACTGTTATGGCCCGAGAGGTTCGCACAAGACTCCTGGAACTGGTTCAAGGTCGGGGGAGTTCAAAACAGCAGTCTCAGGAGTTTGAGGCGGCCCAGATGCGGACGAAGAGGTGGCAGTTTGATGCTTGGGGTtga